The Deinococcota bacterium DNA window CTTCACCTATCCTCGGCAAAGGGGGCTAAGCTGGCAGGCGGAGGAAGGTGAGCCGAATTCTTCAAGATCGGGCCAGACACGAGGCGGAGCGCGCGCGTAGCCGCGCCTTCTGGCATCAGGTCGTCGCCGACTTGCGCGGGCTGCCCAACGAGCTCCTGCCCTTCAGCGCGGTGCGCGAGCTCATCCCCAGTTCGGAGCGTTACGGCGGCCTCGAGGCCATTCCCATAGCCCGGATCGTCGGCTCGGTCGACCGCTACCGCGACTTCGACCACTACTTCTTGCCGCGCCTGCAGCACACCATGGACCGCTGGATCGGCATCCGCGCGGCCGGGCTCGAGGGCAAGGAGCTGCCGCCCATCAGCGTCTACAAGGTGGGCGACATCTACTTCGTCAAGGACGGCCACCACCGCGTCTCGGTGGCGCGGCAGACGGGGCAGAAGTTCATCGACGCCGAGCTCATCGAGCTCAAGATTCCGGTCTCCCTGGACCCCGACGACTCCCTCAAGGACCTCATCATCAAGGGCGAGTACGCGCACTTTCTGGAGCAAACCCAGCTGCACGCGGTGCGGCCCGAACACTACGAGATCCTCTTCACGGTGCCGGGGCGCTACGACATCCTCCTGGACCACATCCGCACCCGGCAGTACTTTTTGGGCCTCAAGTTCGGCCGCGCGGTGCCCTGGGACGAGGCGGTGGGCTCCTGGTACGACCGCCTCTACCGGCGCGTCGTCGATGAGGCGCGCGAGCACGAGGTCCTGAGCAGGTTTCCCGGCCGCACCGAGGCCGACCTCTACCTCTGGATCATGGACCACCGCTACTACCTGACCGAGCGCTACGGTGAGGACGTGGGCTCGGAAAGGGCGGCCGTGGACTTCGCCCGGCAGTTCTCGCCCGCCATCTTGCGCCGCCTGTGGCTGAGAGCCAAGCAGCGCTGGCACGGCAGCGTAGATTAAGGAGAACGAGCATGACGACAACGGATTTCCCGGCGTTTTTGCAGGAACAGGGTGCGCGGCTCGCGGCCGGCCGCTGCGAGAGTTTTGGGCAAGCCGAGGCCGAGTCGGGGGCGTTTCGCAGCGGAGCGGCCCTGGTGCCGCTCTTGGGCATGACCCCGCTTCGCGCCGGCGGCGCCGACCGCCTCGACTTTATCCACGGCCAGGTCAGCAACGAGGTCAAGCGGCTGACGGAGGGGCAGCAGAACACCAGCCTGCTCTTGAATGTCAAAGGGCACGCCCTGGCCCAGATGCGGGTCTGCCGCCGCGAGGACGACCTCTACCTGGCGGTCGAGGACGGCGCGGGCGCCCTGGTGCTGGATCACTTTAGGCGGCACATCGTCTTCGACCAGGTCGAGCTGCTGGACCTGACGGGAACGATTCTCAGCCTGACCTTGCAAGGTCCCCAAGCCTCGGGCGTGCTGCAAACGGTTCTCGACCTGGGGGCGCTCGAGCCGGGTTACTCTGTTCAGCCGCCCTTCGCCTCGGCCAAGCTTCTCGTCCTGCCCGCTCAGCGCGGCGAGCATGGCGGCTACGACCTGCACGTCCTGGCCGCGGACGCCAGCGCGCTCTTCGGGGCCTTGCGGCGCGGCGGCGCGGTGCCGGCCGGCGAGGAGGCGCTCGAGGCTTCGCGCATTGCCGCGGGCATCGCCAAGGCCTCGAGCGAAGGGGGCGAGGGCGTCTTGCCGCAGGAGGCGGGGCTAGACTTCGCCGTCTCCTACCGCAAGGGCTGCTACCTGGGCCAGGAGATCATGGCCCGCATCGAGGCGCGCGGCAACGTCCGCCGCGGGCTCGCCGGCCTCCGCTACGAGGCGGCGCCCGACCCCTCGGACCGCGAGGTCTACTTAGACGGCAAGGCGGTGGGCCGGCGCGGCCACGCCGTTCACCATCCCGACTTCGGCGTCATCGGCCTGGCGGTCTTGCGCAAAGACCTGGGGCCCTCGGCTCAGCTCGCCGCGGGCGGGGTGAGCGCAAGGGTGACGGCCTTGCCCTTCTCGGCTGATGGCTGAACCCGACCTGAAGGGCCTGGCGGGGGCGGGCGTCTACATCCTGCGCCGTTTGGACGAAGACGCCTGGCACCCGGTCATGCAGGTCGGCGATAGGGGCGCGATGCTCGTCTACTCGACAGCGGCGCGCGCGCAGCAG harbors:
- a CDS encoding DUF4032 domain-containing protein; translated protein: MSRILQDRARHEAERARSRAFWHQVVADLRGLPNELLPFSAVRELIPSSERYGGLEAIPIARIVGSVDRYRDFDHYFLPRLQHTMDRWIGIRAAGLEGKELPPISVYKVGDIYFVKDGHHRVSVARQTGQKFIDAELIELKIPVSLDPDDSLKDLIIKGEYAHFLEQTQLHAVRPEHYEILFTVPGRYDILLDHIRTRQYFLGLKFGRAVPWDEAVGSWYDRLYRRVVDEAREHEVLSRFPGRTEADLYLWIMDHRYYLTERYGEDVGSERAAVDFARQFSPAILRRLWLRAKQRWHGSVD